Proteins encoded within one genomic window of Tidjanibacter massiliensis:
- a CDS encoding dipeptidase: MVKQYIEENRERFLEELFELLRIPSVSAQSVHKGDMVRAAEWLRDALLKSGADRAEVMPTEGNPVVFAEKIIDRSLPTVLVYGHYDVMPEDPVDEWRTEPFEPVVKEGRIWGRGADDDKGQLYMHAKAFEALVATGQLPCNVKFMLEGEEEIGSGSLYKWCEEHRELVKADIILVSDTSLIAWDTPSITCGLRGLCYMQVEVTGPDKDLHSGLYGGAVANPANVLADMIAKLVDADGHIAIPGFYDDVRELSDAERRALNSAPFDVERYKESIDIPAVQGEKGYTTAERTGVRPSLDVNGIWGGYIDEGTKTIIPSKASAKISMRLVPHQDYRKIAVLFENYFRSIAPESVRVEVKALHGGQPYVSPTDLPAYHAAEKAMEETFGKTPLPFYSGGSIPIISGFESILGTKSILMGFGLDRDAIHSPNESYGLDNFYRGIETIALFYRYFAEMSRAK, from the coding sequence ATGGTAAAACAGTATATCGAAGAGAACAGGGAACGGTTCCTGGAGGAGCTGTTCGAGCTGCTCCGGATACCCTCGGTCAGCGCCCAGAGCGTTCATAAGGGGGATATGGTGCGTGCGGCGGAGTGGCTGCGGGATGCGCTGCTCAAGTCGGGCGCCGACCGGGCCGAGGTGATGCCTACCGAGGGCAATCCGGTGGTCTTCGCGGAAAAAATCATCGACCGGTCGCTGCCGACGGTGCTCGTGTACGGCCACTATGACGTGATGCCCGAAGACCCGGTGGACGAGTGGCGGACGGAGCCTTTCGAGCCTGTCGTGAAGGAAGGGCGCATCTGGGGCCGCGGTGCCGACGACGACAAGGGGCAGCTCTACATGCACGCCAAGGCGTTCGAGGCGCTCGTGGCTACGGGGCAGTTGCCGTGCAATGTGAAGTTCATGCTCGAAGGGGAAGAGGAGATAGGCTCCGGAAGCCTTTACAAATGGTGCGAGGAACACAGGGAGCTGGTGAAAGCCGACATCATCCTCGTTTCCGATACGAGTCTCATCGCATGGGATACCCCCTCCATCACCTGCGGCCTGCGCGGACTCTGCTACATGCAGGTGGAGGTGACTGGCCCCGACAAGGACTTGCACTCCGGACTTTACGGCGGTGCGGTGGCCAATCCGGCGAACGTGCTGGCCGACATGATTGCGAAACTCGTCGATGCCGACGGACACATCGCCATTCCCGGTTTTTACGATGACGTGCGCGAACTGTCCGACGCGGAGCGGCGTGCGCTCAACAGTGCCCCGTTCGACGTGGAGCGCTACAAGGAATCCATCGATATCCCGGCCGTACAGGGCGAGAAGGGCTATACGACTGCCGAGCGTACCGGGGTGCGTCCCTCGCTTGACGTGAACGGTATCTGGGGCGGTTACATCGACGAGGGAACGAAGACCATCATCCCTTCGAAGGCTTCGGCGAAAATATCCATGAGGCTCGTACCGCATCAGGATTATCGGAAAATCGCGGTGCTTTTCGAGAACTATTTCCGCAGCATCGCTCCGGAGAGCGTGCGCGTGGAGGTAAAGGCGCTGCACGGCGGCCAGCCCTATGTGTCGCCTACCGACCTGCCGGCCTACCATGCCGCCGAGAAGGCCATGGAGGAGACTTTCGGAAAGACACCCCTGCCGTTCTATTCGGGTGGCAGCATCCCGATAATCAGCGGTTTTGAATCCATACTCGGCACCAAGTCCATCCTGATGGGTTTCGGTCTCGACCGCGATGCGATTCATTCGCCCAACGAGAGTTACGGGCTGGACAACTTCTACCGCGGCATCGAGACCATTGCGCTCTTCTATCGGTATTTCGCCGAAATGAGCCGGGCGAAGTAA
- a CDS encoding BACON domain-containing protein yields MKKYLWLAPVMLLAAACKPETDNTASLSATPTEIEFAATGGAAQTIAVTAKNVAWDYSVPESTGAWITAEKRDGGLSVMAADNMSKDGRTGQIRIFAENNDKVPAISITLRQAGNADAPDLYLTVEPASLTFEGEGAAPQEVKVTPSVETLAWSAAAEDDAAAWITVEEGNGTFTVSVQDNPEESRRTGRIIVTPSEPSAEAKAVIVVQEGKIVPPSLTVTPTDPLAWEYDDLNQAYLTVTAVNCTWTAKAVDEEGKATDWISLTPDKNDTQLNVRPATRNTTASSRSGYIIISVDAESVDEVRIAASQTAAPDHFSTFNNDIDLNTLGFSWARSNLNPRYPDDLFLYPWSSWEINILSDGVNFNPNTGKFDGTGHKLSFNIITDRKELNDEMNYVIPDGDYIVGPAKPAPEDPDDLATSDPFTILQGRKTSSFWAPYQGFWYMALTDGATDGDMAPIITGTVTITKQADGNTLYRFDFDLTDDMNNRITGTYEGSIGLYVNGVQIPE; encoded by the coding sequence ATGAAAAAGTATCTTTGGCTGGCGCCGGTGATGCTGCTCGCCGCCGCCTGCAAACCCGAAACAGACAACACGGCATCGCTCTCCGCGACCCCGACCGAAATCGAGTTCGCCGCCACCGGAGGCGCAGCACAAACCATTGCGGTAACGGCCAAAAACGTTGCCTGGGACTACTCCGTACCCGAAAGCACCGGGGCATGGATAACCGCCGAGAAACGCGACGGCGGCCTGTCGGTCATGGCTGCGGACAATATGAGCAAGGACGGCCGTACCGGCCAGATAAGGATATTCGCCGAGAACAACGACAAAGTCCCGGCCATCAGCATCACGCTCCGTCAGGCGGGCAATGCGGATGCCCCCGACCTTTATCTGACCGTCGAACCCGCTTCCCTGACCTTCGAGGGCGAAGGTGCTGCCCCGCAGGAGGTGAAGGTCACACCGTCCGTCGAGACACTCGCGTGGAGCGCCGCCGCAGAGGACGACGCCGCAGCCTGGATTACCGTCGAGGAGGGGAACGGAACGTTCACCGTATCGGTACAGGACAACCCCGAAGAGAGCAGGCGTACCGGAAGGATTATCGTGACACCCTCCGAACCGTCCGCCGAAGCCAAAGCGGTCATCGTGGTGCAGGAGGGCAAAATCGTCCCGCCGTCGCTGACCGTCACCCCGACCGACCCGCTCGCATGGGAATACGACGACCTCAACCAGGCCTACCTCACCGTTACCGCCGTAAACTGCACGTGGACGGCCAAAGCCGTGGACGAAGAGGGAAAAGCCACCGACTGGATATCTCTCACGCCCGACAAAAACGACACGCAGCTCAACGTCCGCCCCGCTACGCGCAATACGACCGCCTCGTCCCGTTCCGGATACATCATCATCTCGGTCGATGCAGAAAGCGTGGATGAGGTGCGCATCGCGGCTTCCCAAACCGCCGCTCCGGACCATTTCTCGACCTTCAACAACGATATCGACCTCAATACGCTGGGTTTCTCCTGGGCCCGCTCGAACCTGAACCCGAGATACCCGGACGACCTGTTCCTCTATCCCTGGTCTTCCTGGGAAATCAACATCCTTTCGGACGGAGTCAATTTCAATCCCAATACCGGCAAATTCGACGGTACCGGTCATAAACTGTCGTTCAACATCATTACCGACCGCAAAGAACTGAACGACGAGATGAACTACGTCATTCCCGACGGTGACTACATCGTCGGACCGGCCAAACCTGCTCCCGAGGACCCCGACGACCTCGCTACAAGCGACCCGTTCACCATTCTTCAAGGTCGGAAGACCTCCAGTTTCTGGGCGCCTTACCAAGGCTTCTGGTACATGGCCCTGACAGACGGAGCGACGGACGGCGACATGGCCCCCATCATCACGGGTACGGTCACGATTACCAAACAGGCCGACGGCAATACCCTCTACCGTTTCGATTTCGACCTGACCGACGACATGAACAACCGGATAACGGGCACCTACGAGGGCTCGATAGGACTCTATGTAAACGGCGTGCAGATACCCGAATAA
- a CDS encoding BACON domain-containing protein, with protein sequence MKKLSFFAAAVILLAGCTQDPKNEYVKLSDAACTFRAADNLPQTVRVNASGSWTAESGASWLTVEQQADALVLTVADNDTDYDRSTEILIASGRAEASISVSQLAADSNIARLRVLKTFSGGTVMSKSGRYVGGIISELQPDESYCYYPVIIDLQTDEWTKTGPFPSALYMLLRPYAISDQGLFFCFNAQDGSSPGIDLQGNVIMPKQVEGFKLNPHVQGISEDGRIWVGYNQTGDYDNNNLFHPVKWVDGVPELLPMPEASLRGVPFINGCMARGCSADGSVIYGSSWDNLDFGMLYWKDGKVDWAGSDVRRIHTEINRYGEEEICVDAMRCMADLTQISPNGKWIAGAYRYEIMEDGNYHIETYPAVFNTETGKTVIIKDYGERVVSHITNDGIVCIANSSYLPNNGFMYDVNTQTNLGSVQEWILSTYGIIAPMGYIRHVSPDGQYLMAHTMEDSALQPRVVGWYLAPALEK encoded by the coding sequence ATGAAAAAACTATCCTTTTTCGCTGCAGCCGTGATTCTGCTGGCCGGCTGTACACAAGACCCAAAGAACGAGTATGTAAAGCTCAGCGACGCGGCATGCACTTTCCGGGCTGCCGACAACCTTCCGCAGACGGTCCGCGTCAATGCTTCGGGCTCCTGGACGGCGGAATCCGGCGCCTCGTGGCTGACCGTGGAACAGCAGGCGGACGCCCTCGTCCTCACGGTTGCCGACAACGACACCGACTACGACCGGAGTACCGAAATCCTCATCGCCTCCGGCCGCGCCGAGGCATCGATTAGCGTCAGTCAGCTGGCTGCCGACAGCAACATCGCCCGGCTCCGTGTCCTGAAAACCTTCTCCGGCGGTACGGTCATGTCCAAAAGCGGACGGTACGTCGGCGGCATCATATCGGAACTCCAGCCCGATGAGAGCTACTGTTACTACCCGGTCATCATCGACCTCCAAACCGACGAATGGACCAAGACCGGCCCCTTCCCGTCCGCTCTGTACATGCTTCTGAGACCCTATGCCATCTCCGACCAGGGGCTGTTTTTCTGCTTCAACGCCCAGGACGGCTCGAGCCCCGGCATCGACCTGCAGGGCAACGTCATCATGCCGAAACAGGTCGAGGGTTTCAAACTGAATCCCCACGTACAGGGCATCTCGGAAGACGGCCGCATCTGGGTCGGCTATAACCAGACGGGCGATTACGACAACAATAACCTCTTCCATCCGGTCAAATGGGTGGACGGCGTTCCGGAACTGCTGCCCATGCCGGAAGCCAGCCTGCGCGGAGTTCCTTTCATAAACGGCTGCATGGCCCGCGGCTGCTCCGCCGACGGTTCGGTCATCTACGGCTCCTCATGGGACAATCTGGATTTCGGCATGCTCTACTGGAAAGACGGCAAGGTCGACTGGGCAGGCAGCGATGTGCGCCGCATACATACGGAAATAAACCGCTACGGCGAGGAGGAGATATGCGTGGATGCCATGCGCTGCATGGCCGACCTGACGCAGATAAGCCCCAACGGCAAATGGATAGCGGGGGCATACCGCTATGAAATTATGGAAGACGGCAATTATCACATCGAAACCTATCCGGCCGTCTTCAATACGGAAACAGGCAAGACCGTCATCATCAAGGATTACGGCGAAAGGGTGGTTTCGCACATCACCAACGACGGCATCGTCTGCATCGCCAACAGCTCCTACCTGCCCAACAACGGTTTCATGTACGACGTAAACACCCAGACCAACCTCGGCAGCGTTCAGGAGTGGATACTCTCCACTTACGGCATCATCGCCCCGATGGGCTACATCCGCCACGTATCGCCTGACGGACAATACCTGATGGCACATACGATGGAAGACAGCGCTCTTCAACCGCGCGTAGTAGGATGGTATCTCGCACCGGCCCTGGAGAAATAA
- a CDS encoding TlpA family protein disulfide reductase encodes MYHHHLKHIAMAAAAVSLSVSCVRDDGGNHPAREYVRVGMTVPAFSVSGEGGRTFDSPEGFAGRTTLLLFFATWCPDCQAELPVIDAVWQTVAGEPGYDVVAISRGGAEGRYEQSPDILSRYWKDHDLRMPWYLDGDRSVFDRFASAGIPRVYIVNAEGVVVWQSAAPELDAAGYLALLRQYR; translated from the coding sequence ATGTACCATCACCATCTCAAACATATCGCCATGGCCGCTGCCGCCGTATCGCTGTCGGTCTCCTGCGTCAGGGACGACGGAGGAAACCACCCCGCAAGAGAGTATGTCCGGGTAGGCATGACCGTTCCCGCCTTCAGCGTTTCGGGAGAAGGGGGGCGGACTTTCGACTCTCCCGAAGGATTCGCCGGCCGGACGACGCTGCTGCTTTTCTTCGCCACCTGGTGTCCCGACTGCCAGGCGGAGCTGCCCGTAATCGACGCCGTATGGCAGACGGTAGCCGGCGAACCCGGCTATGACGTCGTAGCCATATCGCGCGGCGGCGCGGAAGGACGGTACGAACAGAGTCCCGATATCCTCTCCCGGTACTGGAAAGACCATGACCTTCGGATGCCGTGGTATCTCGACGGCGACCGTTCGGTCTTCGACCGCTTCGCCAGTGCCGGTATCCCCCGCGTCTATATCGTCAACGCGGAAGGCGTCGTGGTATGGCAATCGGCCGCTCCCGAGCTCGATGCGGCAGGTTACCTCGCTCTGCTCCGGCAATACCGGTAA
- the dnaN gene encoding DNA polymerase III subunit beta, producing the protein MKFVISSSALLSFLSTASKVISSKNTLPILDYFLFEVKDGSLKVTASDLETTITSTIIPESVESEGVIAAPVKLLIDSLKEFSEQPLTFEADEEKWEIKISWKTGSIALPGTSGMSYPAAQPLADDAQELTFDVDVLLGGINRTIFATADDELRPVMNGIFIDLTPSQYIFVATDAHKLVKYTVDTEGGPKASFILPKKPANLLRTILLKEDDAVKVAFDSKNVKFTLKNSTLMCRLIEGNYPNYNGVIPANNPNRLIVDRVELLNAIKRVAVCSNQATNLIKFDIGDNRINLTAQDLDFSYSANESLSCSYEGTPVTIGFKSTFLVEILSNLETPSVVIELADSTRSGVFKPIYDDVQASDTLMILMPMLINA; encoded by the coding sequence ATGAAATTCGTCATATCAAGTTCCGCATTGCTGTCGTTCCTTTCGACGGCATCGAAGGTTATCAGCAGCAAGAATACGCTTCCCATACTCGATTATTTTCTGTTCGAGGTAAAGGACGGCAGCCTGAAAGTGACCGCGTCCGACCTCGAAACGACCATTACCTCCACGATAATCCCCGAGAGCGTCGAATCGGAGGGCGTGATAGCCGCACCGGTGAAACTCCTCATCGACTCGCTCAAGGAGTTCTCCGAACAGCCGCTGACCTTCGAGGCCGACGAGGAGAAGTGGGAGATAAAGATTAGCTGGAAGACCGGCTCCATTGCGTTGCCGGGTACCTCCGGCATGAGCTATCCGGCCGCCCAGCCTCTCGCCGACGATGCGCAGGAGCTCACTTTCGATGTGGACGTGCTTTTGGGCGGTATCAACAGGACCATCTTCGCCACGGCCGACGACGAACTTCGGCCCGTGATGAACGGTATCTTCATCGACCTCACTCCGTCGCAATACATCTTCGTCGCCACCGATGCGCACAAACTGGTGAAATATACGGTCGATACCGAGGGCGGCCCGAAGGCTTCGTTCATCCTGCCCAAGAAACCGGCCAACCTGCTGCGTACCATTCTGCTCAAGGAGGACGACGCGGTAAAGGTGGCGTTCGATTCCAAAAACGTGAAGTTCACGCTGAAAAACAGTACCCTTATGTGCCGCCTCATCGAAGGCAATTACCCGAATTACAACGGCGTGATACCGGCCAACAATCCGAACAGGCTCATCGTGGACAGGGTGGAGCTGCTGAATGCCATCAAACGCGTGGCGGTCTGCTCCAACCAGGCGACCAACCTGATAAAGTTCGATATCGGGGATAACCGGATAAACCTTACGGCCCAGGACCTCGATTTCTCCTATTCAGCCAACGAGAGTCTGTCGTGCAGCTACGAGGGGACGCCCGTGACGATAGGGTTCAAATCGACTTTTCTGGTGGAGATACTTTCTAACCTCGAGACTCCCAGCGTTGTTATCGAGCTGGCCGATTCGACCCGTTCGGGTGTTTTCAAGCCTATTTACGACGATGTGCAGGCGAGCGATACGCTGATGATACTCATGCCCATGCTCATTAACGCATAG
- a CDS encoding 3'-5' exonuclease: MELKLKRPIVFLDLETTGVDPAKDRIVEISLVKVQPDGSKEVKTRRINPGMPIPPESTAIHGIADDDVKDEPRFEQIAKSLAAYMEGCDLAGYNSNRFDIPVLAEEFLRAGVDVDLKKRRFIDVQNIFHKMEQRTLVAAYRFYCDRELEGAHSAEADTLATYEVLKAQLDRYPELENDVEFLAKFTEQNRCADYAGRILYDKDGVEVFGFGKYRGRPVAEVFREEPGYYSWMMNGDFPMYTKKVITEIRLRDAALNKK; encoded by the coding sequence ATGGAACTGAAACTGAAGAGACCGATAGTTTTCCTCGATTTGGAGACCACGGGGGTAGACCCGGCCAAAGACCGAATCGTGGAGATTTCGCTGGTGAAAGTGCAGCCCGACGGTAGCAAGGAGGTGAAGACACGGCGCATCAATCCGGGGATGCCCATACCGCCGGAATCGACCGCAATACACGGCATTGCCGATGACGACGTGAAGGACGAACCCCGTTTCGAGCAGATAGCCAAGTCGCTCGCCGCCTACATGGAGGGGTGCGACCTGGCGGGATACAACTCCAACCGTTTCGATATTCCGGTGTTGGCGGAAGAGTTCCTGCGTGCCGGAGTGGATGTGGATTTGAAAAAGCGGAGATTCATCGACGTGCAGAACATCTTCCACAAGATGGAACAGCGTACGCTCGTCGCCGCCTACCGTTTTTACTGCGACCGGGAGCTGGAGGGAGCCCATTCGGCCGAAGCCGATACGCTGGCTACCTACGAGGTGCTGAAGGCACAGCTCGACCGGTATCCCGAACTGGAAAACGACGTGGAGTTCCTGGCCAAATTTACCGAGCAGAACCGCTGTGCGGACTATGCCGGCCGTATCCTTTATGATAAGGACGGGGTGGAGGTCTTCGGTTTCGGAAAGTACAGGGGGCGTCCGGTGGCGGAGGTCTTCCGGGAGGAGCCGGGGTACTATTCGTGGATGATGAACGGCGATTTTCCGATGTACACGAAAAAGGTGATTACGGAGATACGTCTGCGCGATGCGGCGCTGAACAAGAAATAG